The Epilithonimonas zeae genome contains the following window.
TTACAGTTTTAACTTTTCCGGGATGCCATTCGTTATAATCATTGTAATAGAGTTCTGCATTCGGGTCTGCTTCCTGCGCATATTGGAAAGCCAACGGAATAAATTCTTCGCCAAGGATCTCATAAAATTTACTTTTACGGTAAGTTCCATCTTCCATAATAGCTTCATTAACCACATCCCAGCCTTTTACTCGGCCTTTGTATCTGGTAACAACAGTGGTAATATGATTTTTCATTCTTTGTTTTAAAACTTCCGGAGAAACATCTTTTCCGTCTTTGTCTACGAAAAACCATTTGGGTAACTGCGAATGCCAAATCAAAGTATGACCGATGATGAACATTTTGTTTTTCTCCCCAAAAGCCACAAATTTATCGGCATCATCAAAAAAGAACTTTCCTTCCTCCGGCTGCAAAAACATCGATTTCATACAGTTTTCGGCAACAATGGAACTGAACTGATTTTTAATAATTTCTACAGACCTTACATCTTTCTCATAAATCTGCGGAAGACTCATCGCTGTTCCGATATAGAATTTATTTTTGAATGCATTTTTCAGGGAATCGTTGGAAGTTGCCGTGTTGGCTGTCTT
Protein-coding sequences here:
- a CDS encoding endo-1,4-beta-xylanase; the encoded protein is MKKIATLLGILTLTVSCKTANTATSNDSLKNAFKNKFYIGTAMSLPQIYEKDVRSVEIIKNQFSSIVAENCMKSMFLQPEEGKFFFDDADKFVAFGEKNKMFIIGHTLIWHSQLPKWFFVDKDGKDVSPEVLKQRMKNHITTVVTRYKGRVKGWDVVNEAIMEDGTYRKSKFYEILGEEFIPLAFQYAQEADPNAELYYNDYNEWHPGKVKTVSKMVQTLKSRGIRIDGVGMQTHVGLDTPTLDEYEKAILDYTANGVKVNITEMEISALPSPWGTSANVSDKVEYEAKMNPYTAGLPENVKTEWENRYLDFFRLFLKHQDKIRRVTLWGTTDAQSWKNDFPVKGRTDYPLLFDRNNQAKPVVEKIIQLTKEK